Within Lolium rigidum isolate FL_2022 chromosome 5, APGP_CSIRO_Lrig_0.1, whole genome shotgun sequence, the genomic segment TTTGTCTGCTAGATAAATTTTATGCACAATTTTGATGATGGAACTCTTTGCTGGATGGATGATACAATTACATTGCATGTTACGCCCATCTATTCCCTGCATCCCATCACTGGAATCGTCAGAAACTTGCACCAAATAATTCTGTCTACCATCACTTCTCCCCGAACACACATCTAAATGCGTGCAATTTGGTTTAGGAGGTTTTTTTTCAATCTTTTGCTCTGATTTCGTTGGTATCCGCTAGTATCTACGGTGGTTGTGTAGGTTTTAAGCATGCCTCTGCAACCACATTTATCATCTAGCCCCTCCTGTCCAAAATACAATGATTACAATGATTACAATAATGATTACAATGCCCCTTCTATATTCTTTTTCGTTTTTATTTAAGTTTACAGCACAGTTCACCGTAATGAATTTCTTATTGTAGACTATGAAAAAATCAACCCGATCAAGTACATACCAGCATTGGTAGATGATGACTTTGTTGTGTCTGATTCGCTTGCTATCATTTTGGTGAGTCACTTTTCTTGCTTCAGTGCATTTATTTTTTGCCAGCCAAGAATGTTTACTTCTTTCAACATTCCTGTTCATATATTAGTAGTTAACATGTGTCTTTCTTCTGCACTGAACAGTACCTGGAAGATAAATATCCTCAGCATCCTCTCTTACCTAAAGATCCCAGAAAGAAAGCTCTTGATCTTCAGGTATATGGCCAGCTAAAAATCTTGTATAATTCTACAGTTATAGTACTTTGGAGCATTGAAAGGATTCTTTGGGCCAGTCTAATACTTTCAAGCACACTTTAATGAAAACTCCGAATAGCTAATTGCATTGTTTGCTTAGTGCAGATTGCAAACATAGTTTGTTCAAGCATCCAACCTCTCCAAGGCTATGGCGTAATTGTAGGTTTTTACTGAGAGTTAGCTACCGCTGACAAGACGTCTTTTGAACGAGCAGTTCAGTACCAGTTTGGTGGTGTATTTGCAATTTCACCAACACAACCATTTTGCAGGGACACGAGAGTAAGTTGAGCCCTGATGAAAGCATTCAGTTGGTTCAACGTTATATTGACAAGGGCTTCAGAGGTGTGATCTTTTGCAGCATATTGTCTTCACAGTTATATACCTGCAGTTCTGGAAAAGAAAAGGGAATTCAGAAACTCTTTGTAGACCTGGTTTCCTGGTATTAGACAGATATGTTCGTTTGTGCTGTTTTAACCCTATCGACCATACTTTTCGGTGAGATAGAGAAGTATTAAAGTAACAAATTAAAGAATTCGTTAATCTTATTTTTGCATAAAAATTTGGAATTTAAATCTTCCAAAGAGCCTAATCAATATGTCATCGAGTACCAGAACATATAGCATGCTTTATGTCTGCTGTTGCTAGTATATCCTTTTATGGTCTCCATCATTACTTCCAAATTTATCTTGGTTTGCTCTTATTATTCACCGCAGCAATTGAAAAGCTTTTGGATGGATGTGACACTAAATATTCCATGGGAGATGAAGTCCACCTGGTTTGTGTTTTTAACCGACACTTCGCTGCTATGTTTGCTGTTCTATGA encodes:
- the LOC124651402 gene encoding glutathione S-transferase isoform X1; translated protein: MAKAKPILYGAWISSCSHRVRIALNLKGVDYEYKAVNPRTDPDYEKINPIKYIPALVDDDFVVSDSLAIILYLEDKYPQHPLLPKDPRKKALDLQIANIVCSSIQPLQGYGVIGHESKLSPDESIQLVQRYIDKGFRAIEKLLDGCDTKYSMGDEVHLGDVFLAPQIHAAINRFKVDMKKYPILARFHDAYMEIPAFQAALPQNQPDAPST
- the LOC124651402 gene encoding glutathione S-transferase isoform X2, encoding MAKAKPILYGAWISSCSHRVRIALNLKGVDYEYKAVNPRTDPDYEKINPIKYIPALVDDDFVVSDSLAIILYLEDKYPQHPLLPKDPRKKALDLQIANIVCSSIQPLQGYGVIGHESKLSPDESIQLVQRYIDKGFRAIEKLLDGCDTKYSMGDEVHLGDVFLAPQIHAAINRFKVDMKSYDKHSFSSEKVPNFGALP